The Tenebrio molitor chromosome 2, icTenMoli1.1, whole genome shotgun sequence DNA segment TAAAAAATCCTTCATTTGTATCATATTTACTTCTAACAGCTAAGGCATGAAGAGGCTCTTAATCTTAGGAATAAAGTAATCACTGGGGGctgtatgtacagtcgatggacaaataaaactgggacaaaaatgacaatcacataagtcaaaatttacaaatttgcatcgtttaattacggctttatcacaaataggttaactttggtatgacatattatatagacactgacaaatatattgacaattcaatggtctgatttacatagattaaattttaagtgtctcagttttatttgtccacagACCGTACCTAGTGAATGAGTGAATTTCCGTGAAAATGCTATTCTATACCCTGATGAAACAGTATATATTTCCTTTGCTAGCATGCACCACAAACTGGAAATTAACTTATCATAATACTCCTTTGTTACACTCGGTTCAGGCGACAATAGTATTTAACATTACTAGCATGGTAAAAGAGTTTTTACTGGCGACAGAAGGATATGAGTggagagccgaaggcgagcCAGTCACCTTCTGGAGCCAGTAAAACACGTTACCTTGCGtgtattgttgaatattttatttgttccacacttgtaaatagttatacaaactattaaaaattccaatatttgaaaaaaaatcgtatgagCTTTACACGTATTGTTGTGGAAACGCACGACACACATGAGCACgggtgtaaaattttactggttagccagtaaaaattttacagaCTAGCCAGTTAAGAGACATTTTCAAGGCGAATACAGTGACTTGTAAAACTGACGTTTACAAGTGCGGaacaaataaatacaatttaaaaaaaactattaccAGAACTGCCAGAACTGACGTTTTGACGGTGGAGTAATTAACAACATAACTAAATTTGTCTCGCAGGTCAGTTGTTGAGAACATTTCAGATGTggcattaacattttttaagcaTAAAccgttatttaaaaaaaaatactacaacATCGTGGAGAAACATATCGTTCTTGTGGTTTTAACTTTAACAGTCGTATGTTATATAtactcgtgtcaaaaatggattactccctaggatttagggatattcgttactaggttgccataaatttggctaggttggaggctatgtggtttctggtgacaaacaaaagatataccaaaaatgtaagacagcaaattaattgtaactgttgcaaatgactaatttctcgctaagtgatagatgatttttcgtttcacaatcaattttggttattggcggcatatttatttggatttaatctctcaattcaaagtaaccaaccttaggcattcaaaataacttttgaaaattctagttacacacaacatgaaaaacgttatttccctaaaagttcgaattctagggagtaatccatttttgacacgagagtagcTTACACATATCTTACAATTTAAGTACGCCTGTGTAGGTTTTTCTACGTTTGAAttcattttatataaaaactTGTATAactgaataatttaaaacagatAATTGAATTTGCTGGCTATTTGATTGGATGCGCATTTTCTGGAAAATTTAACTGATTATGTCAGGAACGAATGTGGATTAATTGAAATTAAGAGAGCATTTCATTtacagaaaaaagaaagaaatggTACAGAAAGATGTTGGCGATTCGTCAATTAGACGTTCTCCACGGTTAAACAGGACGTCTTCTAGTCCGCCAGGAGTTTCAACTAGACGGTGCTCTTCAGCAGAGCCACCCAACATAACACAGAGAGCAACAAGAAGTAGGCGGCCTTCTTCTGCTGAAGGATCGAACATTTTAAAAGAATCTACACAAAGcagtaaaagtatttttttctaaacatgtgtgttttcagtatttttaattaatacttttttaaattatagctGCAAATATTTCGGAAAAAAATGTCGCAGTAAGTGATAAGGAAATTGAACAAGAAGAACGGAAATCATCTTGTAGACAAAGTGTGAAGTTCAAGGAAAATGAGGAAATTGGAAGACGCATAACAAGATCAATGAAAAGTTCTGCGAGTGACCTTTTGAAAGAGGAGGAAACATTAACAACCAAAGAAGAGGAAACACTTGGTCTGAAGGATAATGATGGTTTGACACCAATTGAAGAAGGTGATGAAGAGGAGTCTGCTGAGGCTTCTAATGCCGATGACAAAGCCATGAATGGCACAGATAAAAATGAGACATTATTAGATAATGAGTTAATAAAAACTGTCAGAGATGCAAAATTTATAGTAAAGAATTGTTTGTCATTGCTGGAGAAAGAGAATATTCAACCTAAAAGTCAAGTCACTAGTAATGCTACTGGCTCATCTAGTGAAAATGATAAAGAGACAGCTGTAACAGTTGTTAGTGATTTGAAAATGCAGAGTTCTGCAGATGAGACTCAAAAAGTCAAGGAAACTAGCACTAATAAAACAAATGCAATTGTTAATGGCACAAATCAAGATAGTGATGAAGAAGTAGATGTGTGTTCAAATTCGATAGACAggacaataaaaattgacgAAAGTGAGATAAAACAAGAGAAAGAAGAAGAGATAAAACAAGAACAAAAAGAAGAGATGAAaccaaaaaaagaagaagagatgaaaccaaaaaaagaagaagagatgaagcaagaaaaagaagaaacgcCGAGAGTTGAAAAGTTAAATTCGAAGAAGGAtatcataaattttaaaattaatatgcTGTTGTCAGAAATATCCATTCCTTCTGGCAGTGAAGAAGATGAAGAGAAGCGTCATCCGTTGCTCGATTCGATGGCGGAGGAAGGTGAGGAGGACACACCCTCAGAAGGAAGTAACGACATTGTGGAAATCGGCGAAGAAATCAATACAACCGAATCAGAATTCAGTTCAGATGAATCATATGACAAAAATTCGTTCATAGATGATGAAGAAAATTGTCAGCTTTTGTCAGGCGAAGAATATGATCTTTCTCTGGAGGATTCCCATAAGCGAAGACGTATCATAAAATTGAGTAGCGGCAGCGATGATGAAGTAGTTCGTATAAGCAAGCCTAAGAAGAAAATACCCAAGAAGCGAAAGAAATCTAGAATTATTAGGATTCAAGATTCGAGTGATGAAGATGAAGATCGGCATGATCTCGTTATTGATGTTGAAgaacaacaaataaaacaggATTGTGAAGAAAGAAGTAAAAATGAAACTGAAGGGGATAACGATGATATTACAATGGAAACTATCACTGTACAAACACGTGGTGAAGGTGATCAGAAGGTAAATCTTGACGTTTTAGTTCCCTGTGATAAGAAGCCTGAAgaagacaacacattcaacgaaAAAGTTGAGACTTTTGATCGTGTTTCTGCGTCTTCTGGCACATTTGAGGATGAGAAACCTGAGGAAAACAACACATTTCATGGAAATGTTGAAGAACGTGGGTGTATATCTTCTCCATTTGTTGAtccgaaaaataaaattgaacaaGAAAATATCCTTCCTAGTGAAGATGTTGTGTTTGGAAATGTAGAACAGGTTTCGTCATTATCAACTCGTGTTGACAATAATAAggttgaaaataaagaaactgTTAATTATAAGGATGCGGAAGATTCAGAACAAAATCcatttgttgaaattgtcGATAACAGTATTGCAACAGGCGACGATTCTTGGAAAGAtcgacatttaaatgaaaagaTTATCATTCTTGAAAACATCAGAGTACAGGATATTCGCAATAAAAGTCTTAGTGATGatattaataatttgttaaaCACATTCTGTTCTGAATTAATCTCACGAAATTTTGTTGGAAAGCCCACCTCCACTACAACTactaataaacaaaatttgaatgttagtGTAGATCAGACCCCTGAAGTGCGGGAAAAATGTGATGACATTGAGGCACAGAAAAAGGAAACGCTCggttttaataatatttgttatcctaaaaatggaaaaaagaaaaagaaatggagaaaaaagagcaaaaaaataattccggCCGTTAAAAAACTGGTAGAAACAAATTTTAGAGAGTTAACTGTAGAAAAAAGTACAGCATCTGCAAGTGGTCAAAGTCTAGAAGAAGACGGATTAAAATCGACTGTTGAAAAACCGGTAGTAAATAATGTTTCTTCTGATAATTCCAGAAAGAGGAAATTTTCCAATGTGGATGGAagtgagtctgttggtaaaaaaagaaagaaacaacAATTGCGACCTAAAGAGCGGCCctacgaaaatttaaaaattggtatTGTAGAGGAAATTGCAATGAGTAGTAGAAATATGAAACTTTTAGAAACAAATGCCACATTTGACAGGGAGTGGAGCTGgaaaagtgttaaaaaatcCACACAGCATAATACTGTCAAAAAGCCCACACAAATTAATGTCATTGTTAAAAAGGCCACACAAACCAACGGTGGTGTAAAAAAGCCTACACAAAATAATGGCGTAAAGGTCAACACAAGTAAAtctggaaaaagtaaaaattcaaatagtaCTCAGTTTCACgtgaaagattttaaaaatgccATGCTTTATGATAGTTCTCGGATTCGAAGGACTGATACTAAGCAGATGTTAAAGAAGAAAATgtattaatatgtatttttgttaatgCTGTCGTTTTCCTGTTGAAACTGcgttcattaaatttttgtaataaagtaaataatatCTATATTATAAGTAGTTGTTTGTGTTTCTTTTTTAggctttgaaaaatttctaaTTCAAGAATCATATGACATTTGTAGAGtactattttaatttcaaaattcttgAACAAACGCACGATGGGAaactatatttatttaaattgaatcGAACCAATAATAacgtatttacaaaaaaaaaaaacgaaattgctttttcgttttttttttgacagtgatttttataatattttttttactgatcGGTGTCTAGTGTCCCACTTCCTGGCAAcaataataaccctgtataattcaAATTTCCCACATTAGTTGTCgtacagatttttttcaaaacttttgCTTAAACTTATGAGAGGTGGGAATAGATGGTGCAAAAAATCGAACAAAGTAGCCAACCATATAAAACAGAAAGTACTAGAATGTACTCTCAACTCTGCCaattttcctttttatccATTGGACAGATATTAATGAACTGTACTTTAGATtcatatttcaaataaatatatgatGCCTATGTTTcataattaatgtatttaatttgcctatttttaataaataacttaATTCGATCGACTACCAACTTTGTAAATGAGAAGTTACTAATTGGAGCCTGAATTTTTGACAGAATGACTGTGTAGTTTAGCCTTTTGGTTCACGAGTGATTTGTCATTTATCAGTTCGAGGGCAGGATAGCAAAAGTATCAGAAGTAAATAATTCTCAAACGAAAAGTCATTCAAGACTAAAAGAAAATGGTAAGAAATTTATAAATGACCAAATtcggttaattaattttcacatTTGTTTGCACAGGGTCAGAGCCAGTCGGGCCCCGGAGGCGGTGACAAGAAGgaagaaaaagacaaaaagaaaaagtacgAACCTCCAATTCCCACCCGGGTTGGCAAAAAGAAGCGTCGCACCAAGGGTCCAGATACGGCTCTAAAGCTACCAGTTGTCACTCCGCACACTAGATGCCGTCTAAAATTGCTGAAACTCGAACGAATCAAAGATTACTTGTTGATGGAGGAAGAATTCATTCGCAACCAAGAACGGCTAAAACCCCAGGAAGAGAAAAATGAAGAAGAGAGGTCCAAAGTTGATGATCTCAGGGGCACACCAATGTCTGTTGGGAATCTCGAGGAAATCATCGATGATAACCACGCAATTGTTTCTACGTCGGTTGGTAGTGAGCATTATGTTAGTATCTTATCTTTTGTCGACAAAGATCAGCTGGAGCCTGGCTGTTCAGTATTACTCAATCACAAAGTTCACGCTGTTGTGGGGGTTCTTGGAGATGACACTGATCCGATGGTGACTGTGATGAAGCTCGAAAAGGCTCCACAAGAAACTTACGCAGATATTGGAGGTCTCGACACTCAGATTCAGGAGATAAAAGAGTCAGTTGAACTTCCCTTAACTCATCCAGAATATTACGAGGAAATGGGTAAGACAGTTGATATTCTCTCCAGAACATTTCAGtcactaataatttatttataggtATTAAGCCCCCGAAAGGAGTAATTTTATATGGTCCACCGGGAACAGGTAAAACTTTGTTGGCTAAAGCTGTAGCCAACCAAACATCCGCCACATTCTTGAGAGTCGTAGGATCAGAACTTATTCAGAAGTATTTGGTAcatttttcagataaaaaaaaaaacattgatgCATCTTTTgaatgtgttaaaattttagggTGATGGTCCTAAATTAGTGAGGGAGTTATTTAGGGTTGCTGAAGAACATGCCCCATCGATTGTCTTTATTGATGAGATTGATgctgttgggaccaaacgatATGATTCAAACTCTGGTGGCGAGCGTGAAATACAAAGAACTATGTTGGAATTACTAAATCAGCTGGATGGTTTCGACTCGAGGGGGGACGTTAAGGTAATTATTACTGCTTATAATTATTTGGTGTAATTTTATGGTGTATTTTAGGTAATTATGGCTACTAATCGGATTGAAACTCTTGATCCCGCACTTATTCGTCCTGGACGTATCGatagaaaaattgaatttccacTTCCCGATGAGAAAACAAAGAAGAGGATTTTTAACATCCACACGTCAAGGATGACTCTTGCTGAGGACGTTAACTTGCAGGAACTTATTATGGCAAAGGATGACCTCTCTGGAGCTGATATTAAAGtaatctattaaaaattaatatttttgatgACTAGCattaatgtatttaaatttcagGCAATTTGCACAGAAGCTGGATTAATGGCGTTACGAGAAAGAAGAATGAAAGTTATGAATGAGGATTTTAAGAAATCTAAAGAAAGTGTTTTATATAGAAAGAAGGAAGGAACTCCTGAAGGACTTTACCTCTgaataaatttaatgttttgtacgcttttatttcagaaaataaaaataataataatttaattgtacTCATTAATTTAATCTAGAAGGTAATAATAGATCTGAGTCATAATTTTGAAAGTATACACTGTTCAAGTgttctaaatttttattggaaaCTGCAGTCTGATATGCTGAAACTTCAGATATGCTCTGGTTTGGGGCTTCTTTACTTTGGCATGTTTGACACCAGGCCACTTTTGGTTGTTTTAGAAGTTCTGCTGCAGAAGCAGGAATACTTGCTGGTTTCTGTAGACTAAAATATTATAATAGTTTTGTACAAAACTGTTTTCTTCTATGTACtaaatacatacaaaatgGCGCCTTTGTATTGTCCAATAGCATAACCACTACAAAAACCTTCTAAAAACcctttatcaaaattttcttgaaaat contains these protein-coding regions:
- the LOC138122871 gene encoding enolase-phosphatase E1-like, coding for MVQKDVGDSSIRRSPRLNRTSSSPPGVSTRRCSSAEPPNITQRATRSRRPSSAEGSNILKESTQSSKTANISEKNVAVSDKEIEQEERKSSCRQSVKFKENEEIGRRITRSMKSSASDLLKEEETLTTKEEETLGLKDNDGLTPIEEGDEEESAEASNADDKAMNGTDKNETLLDNELIKTVRDAKFIVKNCLSLLEKENIQPKSQVTSNATGSSSENDKETAVTVVSDLKMQSSADETQKVKETSTNKTNAIVNGTNQDSDEEVDVCSNSIDRTIKIDESEIKQEKEEEIKQEQKEEMKPKKEEEMKPKKEEEMKQEKEETPRVEKLNSKKDIINFKINMLLSEISIPSGSEEDEEKRHPLLDSMAEEGEEDTPSEGSNDIVEIGEEINTTESEFSSDESYDKNSFIDDEENCQLLSGEEYDLSLEDSHKRRRIIKLSSGSDDEVVRISKPKKKIPKKRKKSRIIRIQDSSDEDEDRHDLVIDVEEQQIKQDCEERSKNETEGDNDDITMETITVQTRGEGDQKVNLDVLVPCDKKPEEDNTFNEKVETFDRVSASSGTFEDEKPEENNTFHGNVEERGCISSPFVDPKNKIEQENILPSEDVVFGNVEQVSSLSTRVDNNKVENKETVNYKDAEDSEQNPFVEIVDNSIATGDDSWKDRHLNEKIIILENIRVQDIRNKSLSDDINNLLNTFCSELISRNFVGKPTSTTTTNKQNLNVSVDQTPEVREKCDDIEAQKKETLGFNNICYPKNGKKKKKWRKKSKKIIPAVKKLVETNFRELTVEKSTASASGQSLEEDGLKSTVEKPVVNNVSSDNSRKRKFSNVDGSESVGKKRKKQQLRPKERPYENLKIGIVEEIAMSSRNMKLLETNATFDREWSWKSVKKSTQHNTVKKPTQINVIVKKATQTNGGVKKPTQNNGVKVNTSKSGKSKNSNSTQFHVKDFKNAMLYDSSRIRRTDTKQMLKKKMY
- the Rpt2 gene encoding 26S proteasome regulatory subunit 4, whose product is MGQSQSGPGGGDKKEEKDKKKKYEPPIPTRVGKKKRRTKGPDTALKLPVVTPHTRCRLKLLKLERIKDYLLMEEEFIRNQERLKPQEEKNEEERSKVDDLRGTPMSVGNLEEIIDDNHAIVSTSVGSEHYVSILSFVDKDQLEPGCSVLLNHKVHAVVGVLGDDTDPMVTVMKLEKAPQETYADIGGLDTQIQEIKESVELPLTHPEYYEEMGIKPPKGVILYGPPGTGKTLLAKAVANQTSATFLRVVGSELIQKYLGDGPKLVRELFRVAEEHAPSIVFIDEIDAVGTKRYDSNSGGEREIQRTMLELLNQLDGFDSRGDVKVIMATNRIETLDPALIRPGRIDRKIEFPLPDEKTKKRIFNIHTSRMTLAEDVNLQELIMAKDDLSGADIKAICTEAGLMALRERRMKVMNEDFKKSKESVLYRKKEGTPEGLYL
- the LOC138122873 gene encoding uncharacterized protein; translated protein: MCLTACIKSQIYTELSMANLNNTTEMTEIQKNWDKTERYVKQIGLRDGITNGKEANFQENFDKGFLEGFCSGYAIGQYKGAIFLQKPASIPASAAELLKQPKVAWCQTCQSKEAPNQSISEVSAYQTAVSNKNLEHLNSVYFQNYDSDLLLPSRLN